ATGCACAGTTTGCTGATGATGTTAGAAAGCACTACGCGGCTTGCGTAAGCTATGCAGACGCACAAGTAGGGAAAATATTGGCAGAATTAAAACGCACAGGAGCGGATAAAAATACCATTGTGATTCTTTGGGGAGACCATGGATATCATCTTGGAGAACATGCTATTTGGGGCAAACACAGTCTGTTTGAAGAGTCATTACACTCTCCAATGATTATTCATTACCCAGGAATGAAGACAAAGAATCAAAAGACAAATGCTATTGTAGAAACGCTTGATATTTTCCCAACACTTTGTGATTTAGCAGGTGTAGAAACACCAAAGTTTGTTCAAGGTCAATCACTTAGGCCAATCATTGAAAAGCCTACTTCAGCAGGTCATTATGCATACGCTTATACAAAATCTAATATGCTTAAAACCGTCAAAACAAATACCCACAGAATGATTCAGCATGAAGACGGCTTCATAGAACTTTATGACGAAGCAAGCGAAACGGTGAATGTAGCGGATAAATATCCTGATGTGGTTGAGGAATTGAAAGGGAAACTTCTGGAACGATTAGGGAAGTAAAACGCTCAAATTTGTTCACCTAAGCTTAGACTTTTAATTAATTTTATTGGTTGTGCCAGAAGTATCTTTATACTTAAATGTTGAATGTTCCCCTTTATAAACAAAATCTTTATTTTCTATCGGTCTTTTCAAGTTCAACTCTTTTGCAATTTCCGTGTCTTTATAATTGTAATGACGTTTATTCTTAAACCCAACGGAACGAATTGAAGGATGTTCTAAAATTGGTGTCAAATCCCCATTTCTTATATTCGTATTGACAAATCGAAAATCAATGAGGTTTGGAAATTGTTTTAGAAAATCTAAATCTGGTAATTCACCACAAGAATTTAGTCTTAACACTTTCAGCTTTTTCAATGCGTAAAGTTCTGATGTATGCTCAAACTTTTTAGATTGATTTATATGCAAAAATTCTAGCGATTTTCTTAAAGATGAAATTCCAAAATCATTTTCCAGTTTAGTACAATAGTGTAATTCTAATCTTTTCAGATTTTTGTATTTTCCAATTCCATTAAGGTCTTTTAAATTCGCCCAATTCAATTCTAAATAGAACAATTTATCAGATTCAGGAAGAAGGTCAAATGAAATTCCTTTGTATTTATAGTACCAAAGTATTGCGTATTCAATATTCTCAAAAGTCAATTGGCCTTTTGCTTTTTCTTTGAAATCCCAATTAGTTATAAATTCAGGTTCTATCTGTTCAAACCAAATCGTGTTAAATCTCCAATCCATTTTCGGGTTTGGTTAAACTAATTCCAACAAAGTTATTTTATCCTAATGAGCCTCCAACCAATTATCCCCTACTCCCAAACCAGTATCCAGCTTAATTTTTAGCGGAATGGCATTCACCATGAGTTCGTGTACTTTGGTTTTTAGCAGTTCTATTTCATCTACGTGGGCATCAAAAATAAGTTCATCATGTACTTGTAGCAGCATTTTAGATTTTAGGTTTTCTTTCTTCATCCAGTCATGTACATTAATCATGGCAAGCTTTATCATATCTGCCGCAGAACCCTGAATAGGAGCATTTATGGCATTTCGCTCTGCGTAACCTCTGCTGGTCTGATTTCTAGAATTGATATCTCTCAGATACCTTCTTCTGCCTAAAATAGTCTCCACATATTCCATTTCACGAGCCTTATTAATACACTCGTCCATGTAGGCTTTCACTCGTGGAAACTGCTCAAAATAGTTATCAATAATCTCTTTGGCTTCTGTTCTAGAAATGCCCAGTCTTTGAGCCAATCCAAATGCTGAAATACCGTAAATAATACCAAAATTGACCATTTTGGCTTTTCTACGCATGTCAGAAGTCACATCTGCTAGTTCTACACCAAAAACCTTAGCTGCCGTGGTAGAGTGAATATCTACATCATTATTAAAGGCCGTCACCATAGACTCATCTTCCGAAAAAGCCGCCATAATTCTTAACTCTATTTGGCTATAATCGGCCGATAGAATCTTATAGTTTTCATCTCTCGGAATAAAGGCTTTTCTTATTTCTCTACCTCGCTCAGTTCTAATAGGAATATTCTGCAAGTTTGGATTGGTGGAACTTAATCTACCCGTAGCAGCCACCGCTTGATTATAGGAAGTATGAATTCTGCCAGTACGCTTATTGATAAGTAATGGCAGTGCATCTACATACGTACTTTTGAGCTTACTTAGCTCTCTAAAATCTAAAATACGCCTAGCTATGGCATGTTCATGCTCATATTTCGTCAAAATTTCTTCTCCAGTCGCATACTGACCGCTAGGTGTTTTCTTAGGTTTCAGGTCAATTTTTAAGAGGTCAAAAAGTACTTCACCTAATTGTTTTGGTGAGCCTACATTAAACTCTGTTCCTGCCATCTCAAAAATATCTTTTTGAGCGGAAGCTATATCTTTCCCTAATACTTCTGATAAATCATAAAGTGCATGTACATCCACTTTGATACCCTCCATTTCCATTTCGGCAAGCACATTGACCAGTGGTATTTCTACTTTTTGGAGCAGGTCGTCTTGTTCTCTTTCCTTAAGTTCTACGTCCAATATTTGCTTTAACTGCCAAGTGACATCGGCATCTTCCGCAGCATATTTACTTGCTACATCCACAGGCACATCACGCATATTTCCTTGCTTTTTACCCTTTTTACCAATGAGTTCTTCAATATGAACTGGCTCATAATTAAGGTAAAGGTTTGAAAGGAAATCCATCCCATGACGCATATCTGGCTCTAAAAGGTAGTGAGCTAGCATGGTATCGTACTTTGGTCCGTATACTTCTACCCCATAATTTTTCAAAACCGAAACATCGTATTTAAGGTTTTGGGCAATTTTGCCAACCGTTTCACTTTCAAAAACGGGTCTAAATTCCTCTAAAATCTTAAGCGTTTCTTCTTTATCAGCAGGTGTTGGCACATAATAACCTTCGCCTGTTTTATAGGAGAAAGATAAACCTACCAATTCTGCATCAAAAGCATCCACATCAGTGGTTTCTGTATCAAAACATATTTCGTCTTGAGCCAAAAGATACTTTATTAGTTCGGCCCTTTTCTCAGGCGTATCCATGCAATAGTAATTATGCTTTTTAGAGTTAATAGTATCTCTCTCTGTCTCTACTTTAGCTGGTTCTGGTTCTGCCGAATAGCTTTCAAACAAACCTATTTGCGAAGCATCCTTTGCTTTTTTAGGAGCCTTTTTTGACGTTGATTTAACAGTCTCAGAAGGCGTATCTGCCGCATCAGGCATCATTCTCCTTTTAAGAGTTCTAAACTCCATTTCGTCTAAAAATGCAGCTAAGTCCTCCTTATTATATTCTTCCAGAATCAAGTCTTCCGAAGTGTAGGTCACCGGTACATTGATGTCAATGGTAGCTAGTTCTTTTGACAAAATAGCATCCGCTTTTCCCGCCCTGACCTTCTCTCCTATTTTCCCTTTTATTTCGTCAGCATGCTCTAATAAGCCCTCTATAGACCCATATTCCTTTAGGTATTTGACGGCCGTTTTCTGCCCTACCCCCATAATTCCAGGGATATTATCAACTTTATCACCCATTAGACCCAACATATCTATCACTTGGTCAATTCTCTCAATATCCCACTTTGCCAAGATTTCAGGAACCCCTTGTACTTCAATGGCATTACCCATAAAAGCAGGTTTATATAGGTAAATATGCTCTTCTACCAGCTGACCGTAGTCTTTATCTGGCGTGTACATAAACACCTCAAAATCGTTTCTAGCTTCTCTTTTTGCCATGGTACCAATGATATCATCAGCCTCAAACCCGGGAAGTTCAAGAAGGGCAATATTCATGCACTTTGCCAAACGTTTTATTAAAGGAATAGCAATACCAATATCTTCGGGCATTTCTTCACGATTAGCCTTATACTCTGGATACTGCACATGCCTAAAAGTAGGTTCTTTGGTATCAAAAACTATAGCAAGGTGTGTTGGTTTCTCCTTTTTTAAGACCTCTAAAAGCG
This sequence is a window from Arcticibacterium luteifluviistationis. Protein-coding genes within it:
- the polA gene encoding DNA polymerase I — its product is MPSKKLFLLDAMALIYRAHFAFSKNPRITTSGMNTSAVFGFTNTLLEVLKKEKPTHLAIVFDTKEPTFRHVQYPEYKANREEMPEDIGIAIPLIKRLAKCMNIALLELPGFEADDIIGTMAKREARNDFEVFMYTPDKDYGQLVEEHIYLYKPAFMGNAIEVQGVPEILAKWDIERIDQVIDMLGLMGDKVDNIPGIMGVGQKTAVKYLKEYGSIEGLLEHADEIKGKIGEKVRAGKADAILSKELATIDINVPVTYTSEDLILEEYNKEDLAAFLDEMEFRTLKRRMMPDAADTPSETVKSTSKKAPKKAKDASQIGLFESYSAEPEPAKVETERDTINSKKHNYYCMDTPEKRAELIKYLLAQDEICFDTETTDVDAFDAELVGLSFSYKTGEGYYVPTPADKEETLKILEEFRPVFESETVGKIAQNLKYDVSVLKNYGVEVYGPKYDTMLAHYLLEPDMRHGMDFLSNLYLNYEPVHIEELIGKKGKKQGNMRDVPVDVASKYAAEDADVTWQLKQILDVELKEREQDDLLQKVEIPLVNVLAEMEMEGIKVDVHALYDLSEVLGKDIASAQKDIFEMAGTEFNVGSPKQLGEVLFDLLKIDLKPKKTPSGQYATGEEILTKYEHEHAIARRILDFRELSKLKSTYVDALPLLINKRTGRIHTSYNQAVAATGRLSSTNPNLQNIPIRTERGREIRKAFIPRDENYKILSADYSQIELRIMAAFSEDESMVTAFNNDVDIHSTTAAKVFGVELADVTSDMRRKAKMVNFGIIYGISAFGLAQRLGISRTEAKEIIDNYFEQFPRVKAYMDECINKAREMEYVETILGRRRYLRDINSRNQTSRGYAERNAINAPIQGSAADMIKLAMINVHDWMKKENLKSKMLLQVHDELIFDAHVDEIELLKTKVHELMVNAIPLKIKLDTGLGVGDNWLEAH